A single region of the Rattus rattus isolate New Zealand chromosome 8, Rrattus_CSIRO_v1, whole genome shotgun sequence genome encodes:
- the LOC116908144 gene encoding inactive serine protease 45, which produces MATSLRLLDAGPGSLRRWIPTCFAALLLLPPRPNLGYNGDHAEPVCGAPWWADSLEERHHWPWEVSLQIENEHVCGGALIDQSWVVSAAHCIQGNKEYSVMLGSSTLQPSGSPWVLKIPVGDIIMHPKYWGQNFIRSDIALLCLETPVTFNKYIQPICLPEHNFNLKVGMKCWVTGWGQAKQHPSAKLTRSLELWEAEVSIVDNKNCDRVFHKKTFYPQVIPLIRKNMICTTNHRENPCYGDPGGPLTCEVHGRWILAGIFSWEKACTKAPNLSVYTRIDKYTGWIKEQVSRGARSGRCRTSCLLFLPWLLQLPVSPGPPHPFLFLLCLC; this is translated from the exons ATGGCTACGTCACTGCGCCTCCTGGACGCTGGGCCTGGATCCTTGAGGCGCTGGATCCCAACCTGCTTTGCGGCGCTACTGTTGCTGCCTCCACGGCCAAACTTAG gttATAATGGGGACCACGCTGAACCAG TTTGTGGCGCACCCTGGTGGGCTGACAGCTTGGAGGAGCGCCACCATTGGCCCTGGGAAGTGAGCCTTCAGATAGAAAATGAGCACGTGTGTGGAGGAGCCCTCATTGATCAGAGCTGGGTGGTGTCCGCGGCTCACTGCATCCAGGG CAACAAAGAATACTCAGTGATGTTGGGTAGCAGCACACTCCAGCCCAGCGGCTCCCCCTGGGTCCTGAAGATTCCCGTGGGTGACATCATCATGCATCCCAAGTACTGGGGCCAGAACTTCATCAGAAGCGACATTGCCCTTCTCTGTCTTGAAACCCCTGTCACTTTCAACAAGTACATACAGCCCATCTGTCTCCCAGAGCACAACTTCAACTTGAAGGTCGGTATGAAGTGCTGGGTGACTGGCTGGGGCCAGGCTAAGCAACACCCCTCAG CCAAGTTGACACGGAGTCTAGagctttgggaggctgaggtatcCATTGTTGACAACAAGAACTGTGACAGAGTCTTCCACAAGAAGACCTTCTATCCCCAAGTTATCCCCCTTATCCGGAAGAACATGATCTGTACCACCAATCATAGGGAGAACCCGTGCTAT GGAGATCCCGGGGGACCATTGACTTGTGAAGTCCATGGGAGATGGATTCTGGCTGGCATATTCTCGTGGGAGAAGGCCTGCACCAAAGCTCCGAATCTAAGCGTATACACCCGCATCGACAAATATACCGGATGGATCAAGGAGCAAGTGAGCCGTGGGGCGCGGTCCGGGCGCTGCAGGACCTCCTGCCTTCTGTTCCTGCCCTGGCTGCTGCAGCTCCCAGTGAGCCCAggacctccccaccccttcctcttcctgctttgcCTCTGCTGA
- the LOC116907930 gene encoding serine protease 44 isoform X1, translated as MAFQGCDSLGLLVWLLLLQTRLGKAPMVPGTLPSLSPLPSENGLDDPGVNPQERPLTGMPETSLPLKPGGSMTPFDSMGFTPGHSFSSMSLSRQSFPPWIPPTSACGHRTARIVGGKPAPIRKWPWQVSLQVHKQHICGGSLISKWWVMTAAHCVSGDHLDYVVSMGEADLWSSMSVKIPVQDIIVHQDYSVMRTIVHDIALVLLAFPVNYSVNIQPVCIPEKSFLVQPGTLCWVTGWGKTIERGRSSRVLREVDLSIIRHEKCNQILKDITGRIFTLVQEGGVCGYNKKGGDACQGDSGGPMVCEFNKTWVQVGIVSWGLGCGRIGYPGIYTEVSYYRDWIFKELSRASCWKSLNFLFLSLCLVLHLGILVTP; from the exons ATGGCCTTCCAGGGCTGTGACTCCCTCGGCCTCTTGGTCTGGCTCTTGCTGCTTCAGACGCGATTGGGCAAAGCCCCTATGGTTCCAGGGACGCTAccgtctctttctcctctcccgtCAGAGAATGGCCTCGATGACCCGGGTGTAAACCCACAAGAGAGGCCGCTCACAGGGATGCCTGAGACCTCGCTGCCTCTCAAACCTGGGGGTAGCATGACGCCCTTTGATTCAATGGGATTTACTCCAGGTCACTCTTTTTCATCCATGAGTCTGTCAAGGCAATCGTTTCCACCATGGATTCCACCCACTTCAG CTTGTGGCCACAGAACTGCGAGGATAGTTGGTGGAAAGCCTGCGCCCATAAGGAAGTGGCCCTGGCAGGTGAGCCTGCAGGTCCACAAGCAGCACATCTGTGGTGGCTCCCTCATCAGTAAATGGTGGGTGATGACCGCAGCCCACTGTGTCTCGGGTGA CCATCTGGATTACGTAGTGTCGATGGGAGAGGCTGACCTGTGGTCCAGTATGTCAGTGAAGATTCCAGTCCAAGACATCATTGTCCACCAAGATTACTCTGTGATGAGAACAATTGTACACGACATTGCCCTTGTTCTGCTGGCCTTCCCCGTGAATTACAGTGTCAACATCCAGCCTGTGTGCATCCCTGAAAAGTCTTTCTTGGTACAACCGGGGACCCTATGCTGGGTGACTGGATGGGGCAAAACAATTGAACGAG GTAGATCATCAAGGGTGCTTCGGGAGGTTGACCTAAGTATTATTCGTCACGAGAAATGTAATCAGATCCTTAAGGACATCACAGGAAGAATATTTACCCTAGTCCAGGAAGGGGGAGTCTGTGGCTATAATAAGAAAGGAGGCGATGCCTGCCAG ggAGATTCTGGGGGGCCCATGGTCTGCGAATTTAATAAGACATGGGTGCAGGTAGGGATCGTGAGCTGGGGCCTTGGCTGTGGTCGAATCGGATACCCTGGAATTTATACAGAAGTGAGTTACTACAGAGACTGGATCTTTAAGGAACTGAGTCGAGCTTCGTGTTGGAAGTCATTAAACTTCCTCTTCTTAAGCCTGTGCCTGGTGCTTCACCTGGGCATCCTGGTGACCCCGTGA
- the LOC116907930 gene encoding serine protease 44 isoform X2 produces the protein MVGDDRSPLCLGHLDYVVSMGEADLWSSMSVKIPVQDIIVHQDYSVMRTIVHDIALVLLAFPVNYSVNIQPVCIPEKSFLVQPGTLCWVTGWGKTIERGRSSRVLREVDLSIIRHEKCNQILKDITGRIFTLVQEGGVCGYNKKGGDACQGDSGGPMVCEFNKTWVQVGIVSWGLGCGRIGYPGIYTEVSYYRDWIFKELSRASCWKSLNFLFLSLCLVLHLGILVTP, from the exons ATGGTGGGTGATGACCGCAGCCCACTGTGTCTCGG CCATCTGGATTACGTAGTGTCGATGGGAGAGGCTGACCTGTGGTCCAGTATGTCAGTGAAGATTCCAGTCCAAGACATCATTGTCCACCAAGATTACTCTGTGATGAGAACAATTGTACACGACATTGCCCTTGTTCTGCTGGCCTTCCCCGTGAATTACAGTGTCAACATCCAGCCTGTGTGCATCCCTGAAAAGTCTTTCTTGGTACAACCGGGGACCCTATGCTGGGTGACTGGATGGGGCAAAACAATTGAACGAG GTAGATCATCAAGGGTGCTTCGGGAGGTTGACCTAAGTATTATTCGTCACGAGAAATGTAATCAGATCCTTAAGGACATCACAGGAAGAATATTTACCCTAGTCCAGGAAGGGGGAGTCTGTGGCTATAATAAGAAAGGAGGCGATGCCTGCCAG ggAGATTCTGGGGGGCCCATGGTCTGCGAATTTAATAAGACATGGGTGCAGGTAGGGATCGTGAGCTGGGGCCTTGGCTGTGGTCGAATCGGATACCCTGGAATTTATACAGAAGTGAGTTACTACAGAGACTGGATCTTTAAGGAACTGAGTCGAGCTTCGTGTTGGAAGTCATTAAACTTCCTCTTCTTAAGCCTGTGCCTGGTGCTTCACCTGGGCATCCTGGTGACCCCGTGA